The genomic DNA GACGGCGAACATCGACCACAGCACAAGAACGAACGAAAGCCCAATGATTCTTGCCCGAGAATACGATCCTGGTTCACTTTGCATCGGTCACTTTCACATTCGCGTTCCGATCTTCTGCGATCGTGCCATCTTTGAACCGCCTGAGGCGTTCAAACACTCTTCGTCGCATGACCGTTCAGGAACGACCGCGCGTCCTTTCTGCTTTGCGTTTCGTCCGCCGACTCCCTGAAGCGGAATTTCCCGAACCGCCGCTGCCCGGCCCGCGGCCGCACCGGCTCCTCCTGCCCCATGTCGGGACCTGTTGAAGTGGCGATGGTATTGAATTCGGCCTGAGTCAGAAACTGAGCTTTGTACGTGGCACCCTGCGAAGCGATCTGTGACGCAAACGCCCGTAAATGGTTGTGCGATCCCTGCAGCAAATGTGCAAGAACCTGGCCGACCTGAGGACCAGGGGGCCTGAGATAACGGGCCGGTTCAGGTCAGCGATATCCATTTCTTCAATCTTCAGCTCCGACCATCAGCGAGTCCAGAGGGCTTCGCGAACCGGCGGCAACCAGTGTCGCATAAAGCTGCTGATATTCCGGAACCGTGAACACTCCGGGCGTCTTATTCAGACTGACAGAAGCCGTTCCCCCGCCGCTGCAGCAATCGCTCCAGCACTGCATGTGCTGGCCTTCTGAACGTGAGATATTCTGGAAGACGGGCGAAACCCGGTCTTCGCCAGCTGCGTAGACATCCCGAGCCAGCTTTTCTTCTTCCCACATTTTCAGCAGATTCAGACCACCGACATTCGAAACCACCGCGCTTGGGAATTCTGCCCGACCAGACCTCCATGCTGCGGTCCTCGACCGACACTATGAACTCTGAACATTTCGCCCCTGTTTGCCATGGCCTCCTCGCCCGCCCTGCGCAGTGACATCCGCAGCGCAGCATCAGTAACAGCCGCTGGAGCGGCTGAAACTCATGAGTAGATTCTTCATTTCAATCCCCTTCTGAATGGTTCGTCACAGCAAATCCGTTTCGACACCAATACGCATTCAACAATGCAATTCTGGTACCGACTTGCCGAAGCGGAGGCGAAATCGGAGCGTGAACGAATCGAACTCCGCGAATTGAAACGAAGTGGTGTGCCGCCGGTGGAAGACACTTCGCGTCAACTCTGCATTCCGTGCCTGGCCGTCAGCCAGCGGCGCGCAGATTTTCTGAAGGTTTGGGACAGGGCGACGCCGGCGATCTGCCGATCCCGCGTGTGCCGCCTCGTCTCTGCATTGAAAACATTCGCAAAGCAGGATGTCAGAGTTCCGTTAGCGAAGAACCCGCAACAGTTTCTCCCGTGGGCCGATCGGCACGCAGATTGCGACGCCTGGACTCGTGCCCGCTCGCGTGGGAGCTTTCAGGATTCAGCTTAATAAAGAAAATCAATGAACAGGATCATCATGCTGGCCGTCGTCACGTTATTTCAGGCGCTGTCGCAGTCACCTACAAAGATGCGTCGTGCGACAGGTCGTCGGATGTATCCGATGCCGGCGATGGCAAAGTCGCGTGTCCTCTGTGCGCCAGGCTTGCGGGCGACGCGGCAGGTCACGGCGAGGACCAGGCGGCAGGAAAACCTGGCGGCTGCCAGGCGGGGCAATGTCTCGCTGCCAGCCAGTCTGGTGAGTGCGAGCCAGGCAAATGTTCGGCCGCTGAATGCGGCGGCAAATGTGTCGCAGACAACACCCGCAACGCTGACTTTGGCAGAGCTGGCTTCCGCAAAGCAGTCCCCCCTGAGCAAAGCCTGCTCGGACGATTCTGTCGCATGTCCGTTCTCCGCGGGCGATCAGGCTGCGACCACCACCTTTAATGACAGCGGCCCCGAAATGCGAATTCTGCAAAGACGGTTGTCAGGAAAGTCACACCAGCTGTGCAGAAGCAAAGGAAGTCACGGCAACATCCGCAGCCGCATCCAACACAGCGGAAAGCCCGGGTCTGGTCTGGTCACGGCCCTGGCTCTGGTCGAGGCATGATGCGAGGTACGCCGGTGATGCTCAGCATCAGAAGGATCACGAAGACTTCTTCTTCCTGATTGAAAACAAAGACAAAATTCGCCGCACCGTGAAGGAGCTGCCGGACGGTTTTGAATCAGTCACCGAATCGGATGACCCCAAAGTGACAGAAATGCTTGCAGGTGCGTCGCGGCGATGTACGTTGACTGGAGAACTCCAACCCGATCCGTGTGCGGGACCCTCTTTTCGAGCCGTCTTTGCCAACGCCGACAACGTCAAAATGAACGTTGAACCTACCGAAAAAAGGAGTGCGCGTCACCGAAACATCAAAGGACAGCTACACTGTGAGGTTCTGCACGAACACGCCAAAGTGGTTTCGCTGTGGATCAAGAACGGCTACGCCGAACTCCCCAGGAACCACGCCGCCCCGGAGAAATAAGCTTCGCACAATCAATAAAGGGGCGACCAACAAAGGGGCAATCAACAAAGGGGAAATTCTGATATTCCCCTTTAGAGATGCCTCTATTGCGCCTTCAATCCCCATTTTTTTGTCAGACACATCGCCACATCCACCATCCGCAATTCTGCAGCCTTTGCGTCGTTGTGCAGCCCGGCTTCAACGGCGATCTGATGCATGGCGTCGAGCGCGTCTTCCGGACTCTTTGCCGTGTGCAGCACGGACAGCAGTCGAGACTGATACTCAGCCAGTTGCAGACGATCATTCGTCATCGTTGAACCTCACTAACGATGGATCGGAGTCGGCGGAAATCGTCACGGAAACCGCCTACAGCCGCCACATCGGTGATATCAATCGTGCCATCCATGCGTTCGAGAATCACAGCCTGCACATTGGGACATCGCCGCAGGACTTCCGGCAGCGCGGCGAAGACTTCTTCCGGCACAAGACCATCGTGGGTATCCCGGCGAACTCGCTGACCACTGCCCTGCGGATGTTCGCGTGCGTGAACTGCCCGATACGTGAACTGCCCGATACGTGCAGTTCACGCACGCGATGGGGAATTACAAAGGGGACATTCTACTTTATCTAATAAGTACAATGCCCCCTTTACAGATCCCCCCTTTACAGATTCCGGCAGTAACCTGTGAGCAAAAGAATTCTCGCAAACGTGGTATCTTCCGGGGCAACGCGTTTTCTTGTTTGTGAAGCATTCGGCAATCAAGCTATTCAGAATTTTCTTGCTGGCTTACCAGAGGCGAGGGACTGGCACCAGCTTTGTACGATTCTTTTGGCCTCGACGTTGCACTGCGGATTTACATTTGCCATATTGATTTGACTGGATAGCTTAGTCGCTGATCCGTCCGCGATGTTCTGGAGTCAAAGATGTCACGTATAGTGTTCCTTTGTGTTGCGTTTGTTCCAATTTGCCTCATGGTGGGCACTGCGACAGCACAGCAGTTGCGGTATCAGATTAAGCCGGATCAGGTGGTGGCGTACAAAGTCACTATCACAGCCGCAACTCCTGCATCGACGGACACAATGCAGGGTGTTATTTCCTTCAAGGGTCTGCAGACACAGGGGGAAACACTGACGCTGCAATACAGCGGCGGCCTGAAAAAAACTTCCAGGTCAAATAGCGGAGGTAGTGGCTCATTTGGGGCTGGCAGAGGTGGTTTCGGCGACTTTCCACGAAGTCCATTCGATCAGCCGGATTTTCGGGGACTGGTGCAGTCGACGAATACGATCGTGATGAGCGACCTGGGCACCGTGAAGAATCTCCGGGGGGATTCACAACTTCCCTATTTGCTTGGCAACCTGTGTTTGATTCCATTCGAGCCACTACCAGACGACGATAGCAAAGAGTGGCAAGAAGAGAATGGATTGACAATCACATCCGCTTCCAGATCGAATTCCCGCTTTGGTCCGCGATTCGGTCCATTTGCTGAAAACAATGTGGAAGAGAAAAAGACAGGGGGCGGCGAGACGGTTGCTTACCGGATAGAGAGTGAAAATGAGGGGAAAGTGACGATCACCAAGACTTACACTCTGTCGTCGCCATCGGCTACAGCAAACGACACGGGTTTAGCGATGCAGGGATCCGGAAGTTATGTGTTCAATCGAGTTGAGGGAATTCCGGAGTCGATGGAGATGACTTTGAATCTCAGCGTGACAAGTAATAGCTCGGAAATCAAGATCCCAGTGACTGTTGCATTCACGCGAATGAACGATGAGGACCTTGCCGCCCATCTGCAAAAAGTGGAAGAAGAAAAAGCAAGAGCCCATGCATTTGCGACACGATTCTCGCGGCCAATCCCGCCGGAGGATCTTAAGCGAGTCATCGGTAACTTGACATCCGGCGATGAAGCCCGAATTCTTAGGGAACTGAAAGAATTGAGCCGATCCTCACGGAAAGAGATCCTCAAAGAAGACATCGCTCTTCCTGTGCAGATCGGACTCCTGCTTTCGCACAAGAATCCAACGATTCAGTCTGCCGCTCAGATCCTATGGGACCGCTGGGGGACTGCTGTCGAGAAGCACGCATCGGAAGAAGATAAGAAGCAAGTAGCCGATTCGATTAAACTTCATGAAGAAATGGCAAGTAACCCGTTTGAAGTCGAAGACGCAGACAGTGGCAAGGGAATCCGCACATGGAGTGATAAGTCAGGCCGCTTCAAAGTCGACGGCGAATTCCAGCAGCTGCAGGGGGGGCTGGTCGTGCTGAAAGACAAAGACGGTAAGACCATCCGGGTTCCAAAGGCAAGGTTGTCCGACTTTGATCAGGCGATAATTGAGAAGTTGTCCGGGAAGTGATGAAGGTGAGCAGCCCGGTAAGCACTATCTGACGGTGATGCGTCATGTCGGGACGAATCCGCTGGGGGCGAACTTGGTGCAGCAAAGTCAGGACTGGGAATGGTCCAGCCAGATACCAACAACTCGAAGCGGCCCAGAGAGCTCGTAAATAAATGGGATTGGGTCTAAGCGGTCACCTCGCTTCGGCACAACAAGAAAAGTAGAGTGTCCCCTTTAGAGATCCTCCTTCGTTGCCGGAACGGATGTCCACCGGATTGCGACATGCTGCGATTCGTCCCGGAGGGACACTGGAAATTAGCCGGTGGTCGCCGCCGAGCGGCGCACCACCGGAACCGATCCCCCCACAAGAAATTGCATCTCGGAGGTATGCCGGATTTCTTGATGTCGCAATCAAATCTTCCCATGCAATGTTCCGGCATCCCTTCAGGATGCGGGCGATTGTGGGCTCTTTACCGGCGGTGGCGCTGCGCTGACCGCCGGCTAATTTCTGCAAGCCCTCCGGGCTGAATTGCAGGTGACGGACAGCATACTCGCCATGCCGGGGCAATTACGCCAACGACGTGATGCGGGAACAAAATTCCGCGACGCCGTCCTCGAATGCGGCATCAACGGTCATGCCAAGGTGCTGGCGATGGAAGCGCCCCGAGATTGCCGACTGGCCCGGTCAAGTCGTCACGGGGACGTTTTGCCATCGAGCGGCCCGTACGATTGATCTGACGATTGCCGGTGAATCCTCACCGATCGGATGCACGGCCAATCATCCGTTCTGGAGCGAAGACCGGCAGGACTTCGTCAGAGCCGACTCGCTGCAGCCCGGCGAAACTCTGCGAACCACCAACGGCCTGACCACCGTCGTCTCCACAACCACCGTCCCCGGCCAAACCTTCGTCTACAACCTCGAAGTCCACGTCGCACACGTCTACCATGTCGGCACCACCGGCGTGCTGGTGCATAACAGTTGTCAGAAAACTGTTGGCTTAGGCATCGGTGGTGCAACAGACGAATTGAAGGCATTGCATGGCGCGATAGACTGGGGCGGATGGCGGGACGCTGGGCTTACAGGATTTGGCGCAAGGGGACGGCAGAAGACTTCATGGTGGCATTTTGGCAAGCCACAACAAGGGCAGATAGAATCGTGTTCTCGCTAAAGTGATTTGACATTAAACGGGCACTTGACGGCCCTCTCAGCCTAACTTTAAACAAGAACACAACGAGCTGGGAATTCAGGCAACTGCTAAACAGTGACTTTCTCGGTAAGGTTACATTTGTCCGTGCCGATGGTAGTGTGGTTAGCGATATATTTGAGGAAATAGCGAGTCTCAGGATTGTCTACCCATGATTATCTTTGTCGAGGACTGCGACGGAAGCAGGGACACATTCATCAGAGACCTCCAGTCCCAGTCGCGTGATCGAATTGAAACTGCTGCGGCAATGCTTCGTTTGATAGAGTGGTTGGACGCAATGTCAGGCGACACGGCTGTTTTCGTTTGTCTCAGCCATTTGCATCTTGTGTTCCTAACCGGTCCCTCAACTAATTCGACTGCTTCTGCAACCGTAATGTGGCACGTAAGGAAAGGTGCTTATGTCATTCAATTTCCCTACGTCGGTAGTGAACTCATGTGGCAGGACGCAAGCATTGAAGTTGAGGAAGTGTTTGTTGGACGAGTCGTAGATGTCCTTGTTGACGTATCCGCTGTTGGGAAATCGGAAGAAGATCGAACAGAACGATCAGTGCAATTGGCTGAAGTCTTGGGGCGATATAGAAGACTTGAATGTTGCCTCGATTCGTATCTGCAGAGTCTGTGCGGTGCGATGCTGACGGTTCTGTCGCGTTCTGCTGAAATTGACGGATTCGAATCATCGCAATTCGTCCTTCCTCCTGAGGGGCTGGAATTTTTGCAGCCAGAGGATCTCGGCGTACAGATTCTGTCCGCGCAGAACACCGGAAATGTTTGCGTGCTCGTCGCGCCACTCAGCCCAGAAAGGTACATGGTTGCTGTACCAATTCAGCGACGACTCAAATGGAACAAAGCCCGCTTGAAACGGTCAGGGATTTGTTGCGACGAAGTTGTCGAAATCATTCGCAGGGAAGTGATGGGCATATTCTAACGAGGGTCACTCCTCGGAGTTTCATCATGAAGAATCACTCGCTTTTATTTGGATACCGCGTGCGGAGCAGCTCAGTCAGAGTGATGCTCGGCCTGCGGCTGATGTCGAGCTGGCTGCGTCGTTCTCTGACGACACGGCGATCCTGACTCGTCTGGAACGCGCGACGCCTCAGGCTGAATTCTGCGATTCGTCCCAGAGGGACATCAGAAATTAGCCGGTGGTCGCCGCCGAACGGCGCACCACCGGAAGCGGTCCCAACAACCAGATTGCATCCCGAAGGGATGCCAGATTCTTTCGTACCGTCATTCCAGATACTCCGGATCGAATGCCACCCCGGCACGTTGCAGCAATTCAATCAGTTCCTCTTGAAAAGACTGCTTCGCATGATGCTCGCGCTGTCGACCGATGTAATGCCGCACGCCGTCCCGCGCTGTTGGGCTCACGGTGAAGGCGGCGTAACCGTCCTGCCATCCAAACCGCGGTTCATTGATGGTTTCGTGAACCCACTTCGATGTACTCTTCTTCATATCACGCATGAAATCCGACAGTCGGTGAGTGGACTTCAATCCGACCAGCAGGTGGACGTGATCGGCAATCCCACCGACGGCTTCAGGAACACCATCGAGCCCTCGAACAGTTCCGCCAATGTACTCGTGAAATCTTTCGATCCAGTCGTCAGCGATCCATGGCTTCCGATGCTTCGTGCTGAAGATGATGTGGACGTGCAGGCTGAGAAATGTGGACATGAAAACCTCCGATGCATCGTTCCGGCATCCCTTCAGGATGCGGGCGTTTATGGGCTGGTGACCGGCGGTGGCGCTACGCTGACCGCCGGCTAATTTCTATAAGCCCTCCGGGCTGAATCGCAGAGGGAAGACAGCATACTCGCAGTGTCGGGGAAATGACGCCAAAGACCCGTTGTGGAACAAAACCCCGCACGCCGTCCCCGAATAGGGGAATCGCAAAGGGGACAGGGGAATCGCAATAGACGGAACATGCAGGATTTCCCCTTGAGCGATTTCTCACTCGTTGTGCATACTTGTCCTGAACGATCCGGCAATGAATACGACGATGGACGTCGGTTCTGGCTGTATTGGTTGCGCAAGAAAGCCAGCCTTACTGATTAACAGCAACAGGGAAAACGTTCGGATGATCAGTGCGTTTCGGCTGTGGAATCTCTGCGAAGCGTTCATGTGGTCGACTTTCTGTTGAATTACGCAACAACCCATCGCATTTTGTACGGTTCCACGACCTTCTATGTGATTTGGAACTGACAATGGCAACGAGAAATGTGCGTTTGGCTGTTTGGGGCGTCCTGGCGTTTGTGTACCTAGTCTGCATATCCAGTGGGAATGCCGGAGAAATAACGAAGAGCGAAGGTCACGACCGGTCCGGGATTCGTTTTCCCGATGGATTATCGCTGCAACAGATCATGGCAGATCCGGACTGGATCGCACGGTCCCCGGAAGACGCCGCCTGGGCCCACAACGGGCAGGTCGTTTTCTTTCGACGCAAGAGGCTCGGAAGTCCAGTTCGGGACTGGCATGAAATTTCAGTCACTGCGAGCGGACTGAAAAGGCTGCGCGATGATCGCGTTCCTGTCAGAGAATTCAGCTTGCGCATCCCATTGACCGGTGATGAAGATTCCGCAGGGAAACGTATCATTGGTACGAGGGGCGGAGATCTCTTCTTGTATGACCGCGATACACGGACGCTGATTCAACTGACACGCACTTCGGCACGAGAATCCGACGCTCGCTTCATGCATCAGGACGACCAGGTTCAGTTTACAAGAGATGGTGTTTTGCTTGTTCGCGATCTTTCCACGGGACTCGAGCGAGAACCTGTCGTGCTGCGTTTTGAAGATCCGCCCGACGACCGCAGGCCAAAGGCGAGTGGAGACTCAAAGCCTGACAACGAAAGCGGTGACAAGGGCCGGAAGCCGTTTTTGGAGCTGAAGGAGGAAGAACTGTTTCGGTACCTTCGGCAGGAAAAACGCAATCAGGATGTTTCTAAGAAGCAGGACAAACTGATCGATCGGTTGAATCCGCTGGATGTCGATGAACCATTCTACCTGGGCAGGAAGCGTCGGCTCGTTCGTCAGATCCTTTCAGGCGATGGACGCTGGCTGGCGGTCCTAACAACATCGTCCACCGACACAACGGACAAAACTGATACGATGCCGGAATGGATTCGGGATGATGGCTACGTGCACAGTCGTCGCGTGCGTTCGCTGGTTGGTCACTCCACGGAATCCGCCCATCAACTCACGCTGATCGATATTCGCCGGCGTTCCATTCATGAAATCGATCTGAGCGTACTTCCTGAGATTGGGCAGGACAGGCTTGCAGCTATTACCAACGAACCGGTCCGGAATGATTCCGGCGAAAGCTCCCCTGACAACGGCAAGGATCCTGACAACGGCACGGATGATGAGTCTTCCAGACAGGGGACGGCAGACAGGAATTCTGCCGCCCGAGAGCACAAGAGCCACGCGGCCGATGTAAGCGACACGGCCGATGTGAGCGACACGGAAGATGCCCGCCCAGAAAAACTGGTTGTCAGGGACGTCGCCATCCCGTCGGTGTCGTTTTCCAGGGATTCGAAATACTTGTTGTTTCAATGCTTTTCGGCGGACAACAAAGACCGCTGGATCATGACGCAGTCATTGAATCGTGTCGGCAGGGAT from Planctomycetaceae bacterium includes the following:
- the tnpA gene encoding IS200/IS605 family transposase, which produces MSTFLSLHVHIIFSTKHRKPWIADDWIERFHEYIGGTVRGLDGVPEAVGGIADHVHLLVGLKSTHRLSDFMRDMKKSTSKWVHETINEPRFGWQDGYAAFTVSPTARDGVRHYIGRQREHHAKQSFQEELIELLQRAGVAFDPEYLE
- a CDS encoding polymorphic toxin-type HINT domain-containing protein; its protein translation is MREQNSATPSSNAASTVMPRCWRWKRPEIADWPGQVVTGTFCHRAARTIDLTIAGESSPIGCTANHPFWSEDRQDFVRADSLQPGETLRTTNGLTTVVSTTTVPGQTFVYNLEVHVAHVYHVGTTGVLVHNSCQKTVGLGIGGATDELKALHGAIDWGGWRDAGLTGFGARGRQKTSWWHFGKPQQGQIESCSR
- a CDS encoding SHD1 domain-containing protein, with product MSRIVFLCVAFVPICLMVGTATAQQLRYQIKPDQVVAYKVTITAATPASTDTMQGVISFKGLQTQGETLTLQYSGGLKKTSRSNSGGSGSFGAGRGGFGDFPRSPFDQPDFRGLVQSTNTIVMSDLGTVKNLRGDSQLPYLLGNLCLIPFEPLPDDDSKEWQEENGLTITSASRSNSRFGPRFGPFAENNVEEKKTGGGETVAYRIESENEGKVTITKTYTLSSPSATANDTGLAMQGSGSYVFNRVEGIPESMEMTLNLSVTSNSSEIKIPVTVAFTRMNDEDLAAHLQKVEEEKARAHAFATRFSRPIPPEDLKRVIGNLTSGDEARILRELKELSRSSRKEILKEDIALPVQIGLLLSHKNPTIQSAAQILWDRWGTAVEKHASEEDKKQVADSIKLHEEMASNPFEVEDADSGKGIRTWSDKSGRFKVDGEFQQLQGGLVVLKDKDGKTIRVPKARLSDFDQAIIEKLSGK
- a CDS encoding prolyl oligopeptidase family serine peptidase encodes the protein MATRNVRLAVWGVLAFVYLVCISSGNAGEITKSEGHDRSGIRFPDGLSLQQIMADPDWIARSPEDAAWAHNGQVVFFRRKRLGSPVRDWHEISVTASGLKRLRDDRVPVREFSLRIPLTGDEDSAGKRIIGTRGGDLFLYDRDTRTLIQLTRTSARESDARFMHQDDQVQFTRDGVLLVRDLSTGLEREPVVLRFEDPPDDRRPKASGDSKPDNESGDKGRKPFLELKEEELFRYLRQEKRNQDVSKKQDKLIDRLNPLDVDEPFYLGRKRRLVRQILSGDGRWLAVLTTSSTDTTDKTDTMPEWIRDDGYVHSRRVRSLVGHSTESAHQLTLIDIRRRSIHEIDLSVLPEIGQDRLAAITNEPVRNDSGESSPDNGKDPDNGTDDESSRQGTADRNSAAREHKSHAADVSDTADVSDTEDARPEKLVVRDVAIPSVSFSRDSKYLLFQCFSADNKDRWIMTQSLNRVGRDDGLKTLHHRYDPAWINWTERTADWIGHSSMVYFLSEDSGYQHLYEGHAATGRVRQLTSGSFEISDPRVSRDESRFFVTHNRNHPGEYELGVVSRVTPELKSLTGFGGVHEFIVSPDETRALAIHSSPLQPPELFLFHLPESINGEVAAVSIAGAVQLTESTTPRFEKIDWTTPHFVQVPSRSGQQIHSRLYLPEDAAKAIDAPALDSQTTDSSQSTVDRKSKGNQKRPAVVFIHGAGYLQNAHKGWSGYFREFMFHSLLTRLGYVVLDMDYRASAGYGRDWRTAIYRQMGTAELEDLQDGVRWLVKEHNVDAKRVGVYGGSYGGFMTLMALFRDPELFACGAALRPVTDWAHYNHGYTSNILNTPETDPQAYLNSSPIYFAEGLKRPLLICHGMVDDNVFFKDTVRLAQRLIELRKDNWNVAMYPVEAHGFRQPESWFDEYRRILKLFEAHLQ